In Egibacteraceae bacterium, the genomic stretch ACGGTGTCGGGGAGGGCTGGTGGTTGGGGGGGCTTGCGGACGAACCGTTCGGGGTTGGCGGCGTAGGCGCCGTCGAGCACGACGCCGCGGGCGGCGCGGACCTGCCCGGTGCGGCCGTAGTGGACGTCGGAGGGGGTCATCAGGCCGATGCCGGAGTGGCGGTGGACGGTGTTGTAGTAGACGAAGAACGGACGGCAGAAGGCGCGGGCGTCGGCGATCGAGCCGAACCGGTCGGGGAAGTCGGGCCGGTATTTCAGCGTCTTGAACTGCGCTTCGGAGAACGGGTTGTCGTTGGAGGTGTGGGGCCGGCTGTGGCTCTTGGTGACCCCGAGGTCGGCGAGCAGGTGCGCGACGGGCTTGGAGGCCATGGACGGGCCACGGTCGGCGTGCAGGGTCAGCCGGTCGCGGCTGATGCCCTGCTTGGCGATCGTGTCGTCGATCAGCTGCTTGGCCAGCTCGCTGGACTCGTTGGGGGCGAGCAGCCAGCCGGGCACGTAGCGGCTGTAGATGTCGATGATCACGTACAGGTAGTAGGAGGTCCACTTCGCCGGGCCGAGCAGCTTGGTGATGTCCCATGACCAGCATTCGTTGGGTCCGGTAGCGACCAGCTCGGGTTTGACGTGGGCGGGATGGGTGGCCTGGCGACGGCGCTCGCGCACCTCCTCGTCGGCGGCCAGGATCCGGTACATCGTGGACTGCGAGGCCAGGTAGGTGCCTTCGTCGAGCAGCTCGGCGTAGACCTGCGCGGGCGCCTTGTCGACGAACCGGGGCTCGTGCAGGACATCGCGCACCCGCTGACGCTCGGCCGGTGACAGGGCACGCGGCTGAGGCCGAGGCGGGGTCGGCGGGCCGGGCACGACCGGCTCGGGTGAGACCCGGTGACGTCGGTAGTGCTTCGCCCGAGACCGGCCCAGCACCCGGCAGGCCGCCGCGGTGCCCACCGTTGGTGCGAGCTCGGCGACCGCCTCGTCGACCACGACGTCTACTCGGTCTGCTCGTCCGCGCTCTCGGAGATCGTCTCCAAGAGCGCCGAGACTTTTCCCTGCACCTCGATCACCAGCCTGGCGCGTCCCAGTTCGGCCTCGGCCCGTTCGGCGCGGCGCCGCAACGCCGCCAACTCGGCCTTTGACCCCCTCGACGCCGCCGCCTGGGGCTTGCGGCCCCGCTTGCGGTCCAACGCCTCCAGCGCGCCGCTGTCACGTGCCCGGCGCCAGTCGATGATGTTGGAGGAGTACAAGCCCTCACGGCGCAGCAGCGCGCCCCTGGCGCCCGGCTCGCTCGCCCGGTCGTACTCCTCCAGGATCGCCAGCTTGTACTTCGCGGTGAACCGGCGGCGCTTGGCCTTCGCGGGCACCTCAGCGTCGGGCTCGGCTGGCATCGGCCCCTCATGGGCGCCGGTCCTCGCATCTGTCATCACTGCGGTCATGGTCGGGTCTCCTCTCGCCCTCATGTGTAATTACAGTACCGTAGTCCTGTCTCACTCCATGTTGACAGAGAGGGCCATGAGGGGGACTATCGCAGCCCGCTACGGCCCATCACACTTCCGCGACCCGCCCATGACCGAACGCGTGCTGGTCACCAGTTAACCTTCAGTGAACCTTCGAAGAGCCGCTGGACTCTGGCGGTTCTATGTGGGCGTCGCAACCCTTTGGGAGCCGCCGTACCACTGCGGTGCGGCTCGGGCCCGGAAGTAGCGTGACTGCCTATGGGCAGGTTGAGATGGCCCTTGACACCGGGTGGGTCGCCGGGGCGCTTGGCGATCCGCCGGTCTGCGGGGGGCGGCGCCATGAACTTCGGCCAGCAGTCGGCTTGAAAGGGCCCCCGTCGCAACGGCGACAGGCGAGAGCGGCTGCTCTGTCCCCCCGTCGGCGTGCTCCACGTGACACCCGATGGGCGCGGTTTCAAGCGCGTGGTTGCTTGCTGCGACTGCTACGGGGGAGGCGGGGGTGTGGGTTCCCCTGGACAGGTCAACAGCGCGGTGGCCTGCCCTGGCCCTGCAGCACGGATTGCTTGCCCGCATTCGATGACACCTTCACCGGATTGCGCCTCGACGAGAACCTCGATGCTGTCCCCGAGTCCTACCCACGTCCTGGCTCCCACGGGCCGTACGACAAAGCCTTCGGGTACGCCACCGGTGTTCACCCGGCGGACCGTCAGATCGACACAGGCTGTCTGGCTTCGGACCGAACGGCGGAACTCGTCCTCGGCGACAGAAGATGTGGGGAACTCGATGATCCAGCCCTCCCGTGCCTCCCAGGCGCACTGGACCCCTCGGTACAGTTGCGCGGCAAGCGCTGGCAGGAGCACCGCAACCAGCAAGAGCGCAACTCCGAGTGCGGTAGGGCACAGCCATCGCCTCGACCGGAGCCCTCCAGGTTCAGGTGCGAGCATCTCTTCCACTCGACCATCGTGACGGGGACGGCGCGTTCGCGCCACTGCAGCGACTGTTGTCGGAAGCGACCGAGGAAGATGTTCCGACCGTCGAGTTTCGGACCCGCCGAGGAACCCACATGGAGCTGGCAAGTCGGACTCGCGCCTGGACCCAGTCGCGCGATACACCTCCCACGACCTTCTCCTGGCCCGCCCGTCCGACACCGCTGAACTCGACCTCTGAGAGCGGCAAGGAGGGCTGCGCTGATCGTGCCGAAGCCACACACGCCGCCAAGGGTCAGGGAGTTCGGACCGCCCATGCCGACTTGCCCAAGGCGGGTCCTGCGGGGCCGGTGTTCTTCTCGCCGATGTGGTCGGCGAGCCGGCCGTAGTAGCGCGCTTCGACCTCGTACTTGTTCTCCGCGTAGCCGACGGTGAGGTTCTCGTTGGCGTAGTGAAGTTCGTGGTCGGGGTCATGCTGCATCTGAGCGACGTGGCGGAGCTCGTGGAGCAGCGAGTTGTTCACGACGTAGAGGTGTCGGTCCTTGAACGTCGGCTTGTCGACGACATGGATGACCACCCGGTAGGCGTCGGGGCCGATGCGTTGGGCGGAGCCCTGCTGGCCGGGGAACTGCTGTGGGCGCAGGCGCACCTTGACGAGGGTGTGGGGTCCGACGGTGACGCCGACAGCGGCGAGGGCGGTGTCGAGCGCATTGGCGTCCAGGTGGAGCGGCGTGGAGCCGGCCGGCCGGTCGTCACGGACGTCGACGGCGTCGCTGAGTCGCGCGGGTTCAGCTGGCGCAACGGTGAAGGCCTCGTGGGTCTTGGCCGAGTCGGAGCCCATGATCGTGGGCCGGTCAGCTTGGCAGACGCACGGGACCGTTATCGCGTGCACACCGGTAGCCCTCGAGCCGGGCGGCTGCCCAGCGCTCGGCGTCGGCCTCGCTGCGCGGCAGGTCGTGGCGGTGTTGGTGGACGTGGCGGGCCTCATGCGCGGCGAGCCGCACGATCTCCTCTCTCCAGTCCTCGATCAGCAGCTCGGGGGTGTCGCGGCGTCGAGGGTCGCGAGAGAGCCGCGGGTAGGGATCGCTAGCCGCGGTGGGATCGGCGGGGATGCAGAGACGGACCAGGAACCGGACCCCCGACGTCACACCGTGTCGGCGACGGTCGCGGACCCGGCCGGAGTAGGCGTAGCGGGGCTGGAGTGTCGTCTCCTTGGCGGGTCCGTGCAGGGACGAAGGGAGCCTGGCGAGCGGGCGCGGTGACGTGGCCGAGTGCCCGTGGGTGCGCCCGACGCTGACCTCGGCGGGCCGCGAGCAGATGGCCGGGTTGCGGCACGTGCGGACCCACCGGCGGAGGGTGGTGGGGGCCGCGCCCACGTGCATCTCGACGTCATCGGTGTCGACGCCAGCGAGGCCGTGCTCGATGAGCGTCGTCAGCAGCACTCTGGACAAGCGGAGGGAGGGGTCGATGTTGATCTGCACGGTCGGCTCCTACGGATCGTGGTCCAAGGCGTCGAGCTCGCGTTGGGTCTCGGCGTCCAGCACGGTGTAGTAGTAGGTGTCCCAGCGCTGGAGCTCGGCGAGCGTGTCGGGACCAGCGGGCCGCACGACGGCATGCTGGCCGGTGGTAAGCACGAAGCGGATCGTGGCGCCGTCGATGCGGGCGGTCGTGAACTCCAGTGCCCTTCGGCGCGTGACGTCGACATCGAAGGCATAGGGCGGCTGTCCGGCCTCGGAGCGGTCGGGGACGTAGCCGTCGTCGATCGGGCGGACCCAGACGAGGCTGGTGCCCTCGACACGGTGGTGGCGGGCCAGCGGCGCGCGGAACGCGACCTCGCCCGCGGGATGGCGGACCTCGAGCTCAGCGCCGCTCTCGAGGCCGGCTTCTCCACCGGTGAGCAGGTCGGCGAGGTGGCGGTCGAGCGTCTTGGTCCACACGGTTGTCGGCGTCATGGTTTGACGACCTCTTGGATGGGTCGGCCGGCAAGGTGGCTGATGCCGCGAGAGGTCAGGGCATCGAGCACCTTGGTGCGCATGGACTTGCTGCCGCACAGGATGCGGCTGGGAGCCTGCTCGCCGAGCAGGTCGATGCCGTTGCGGAACATGACCTCGTTGCTGGCACTGTGGAACTTCGCCACGGCGTGGGGGTCGCGGGTCAGCTTGGTCGCGCTGTACTGATGGGACTTGGGGTTGATGGCGCCGTAGTGGTCACCGTCGTAGGCGTACCAGTCGGCCCGCATGAGCAGCCTGGACGGGTCGTCCCAGCACAGCACCGGCCCCGATGACGAGCGCTTGGCGGCGCGCAGGAACACCGACTGCGCTCCGCCGGTGTCCATGTCGGCGGCCTCGGAGGCGCCCACGTTGGTCTTGATGCCCATGAGGCGCCGCCGTTCGGTGCACGCGAGCACCCCACCGTTGGTCAGCAGCCCGAGCAGGTCGCCGCCACGGACGTGGTGGGACAACCCGCGGGACCCGAACGCGCCGTCCACGCCGGCAGGGTTGGCCGCGACGTCGAAGCGGTTCCACTGCAGCCACCCGCCGGCGCGGGTTGGGGTGGGGTCGTAGCCGGGGCTGGCGGCCAGCGCCGCGCCGTCGGGGTGGCCGGTGGCGTGGGCGACGGCGTCGCGGAGGACCGCGACCTTGTGGGTGAGGGCGCGGGCTTCTGCTTCGAGCAGCAGGTGCCGGCCGAAGTCGGCGAGCTGGTGCTCGTTCATGCCGATGGCCTCGTCGGCGCGGGCGGTCCACAGCTCCTGGTAGGTGGCGTCTTCCAGCCCTTTGCAGCCCTCAAGCGCGGCCTGCACCTCGGGTCGGGTGTCGAGGCGCTGCGCGGTGATGTTGCGGGAGAGGTAGGCCCACTCCCCTTCCGCCTGGGACATCGGACGATTGACGAGGTTGAGCTGGCCGAGGCGGGTGACGAGCTCGGCTCCGTGTCCGCCGCCGGGCGGGGCGATGATCTCCAGGCCGCCGCGCTGGCTGAACGCGGGGTTCTTCTTGCCCTCCGCGGCGGCGTGCGGCCGGTACACGGCGGTGTAGCCGTCGCCGAGGTCGATCACGTACTCGTGGCCGGCGCCCGTGGACCGCTGCTTGCCGTCCCAAATGGCGTGACCGCCCTGCAGGGTCGGCTTGATGCGGGTGGCCTGGCGGGCGTGGGCGGCTGCCAGCCCGTCGGGTAGATCGCCGGCAGGGGCGGGCACGAGCTCGGTGACCTGGATGGTGGAGGCGACCTCGTGTGCGGTCAGCGAGGGGACCTTGCCGCCGTTGTCGTAGGCGACGGCGTAGCCGGGGGCGAGCCGCTCAGCGAGCTGGTCGGCAGCGGCCCGGTAGTGGCCGATCATGGCGTGCTCGGCGGCGGTGCGCTGCGGGTCGGCGTCGAGCTCGTCGAGCGCCGCGACGAGCGTGGTGTGGTTGGCGTGGGTGTGCTCGGGGATCCCGTCACCGGCCTTGAGATGGTGGTTGACGCTCTTGACGATCGTCTGGACCTGCTCGAACAGCTGGTGCTGCTCGTCGATGGGCAGGCGTCCGTTGACCTGCTTGTCGACGGTGACCGCGACCTTGTGCTCGTCGTTGAGCGCGAGGGCCTCGAGGAGCTTCTGCTCGGCCTCGGGGGTGACGGTGGCGAACAGCACGTCGCGTGGCCCGCCGCTCCCGGTGTAGGTGAGCAGCGTCGCCGACGAGTCCTCGAGGTCGGCGCCGCCGACGAGCAGCGGCGCGCCCGCGGGGTCGCCTTCGGCGGCGGTGTCGGGGACGGCCAGCAGCGGGCTGGCGAAGGCCTCGGTGATGGCGGCGTCCGCCTGGGCCTGGGCCGTGGCCGAGCCCGCAAGCTCGGGCGCGGCCAGCCCGAGCGTTGCGGCGGCGGGGGTCACGGTGAACGCCTCGTGGGTCTTGGCGCTGTCGCTGCCCATCACGCCACCTTCGTCAGGCCGGCGGCGTCCAGCCCGAGGCCGCTGTAGAACGCGGCGAAGTCCGCGCGCAGCCGCTGCTTGCGGGCGACGGCCTGGCGGCAGAACTCGTCGGCGACGTCGGCGTCGGTGACGGCGGTGGTGCCCAGGCGTTTGCCGGCGGCCTTGCGCATCCGCTTCACCCACGGCAGGCCGGCGGCCACGCCTGCGGCGGCGACGGGCTGCAGCTCGGCGCGCAGCTGGGCGTCGGGGATCTGCTCGAAGGCCTTGATGGTGGGCAGGGCAGCCTCGGGCCGGACCCGCACCCCCTTGCCGAGCGTGCTGGCCTTGGCGGCCTTGCAGGCGCTCAGGTAGGCGGGCGGCGCGTTGCCGTACACGCCGTTGGGGTCGTAGTCCAGCGACAGGCGGTCCTCGCCGAAGTAGCGCCAGGCCTGGCCGTGGTCGATGGGCGTGAGCCCCCCGGAGGGGGTGCGCAGGATGTTGGTGGGGTTGCCGTCGTGGTTGGAGCACATCCACGCAGCGACGTGGAATCGCACCACCCCGTCGACTTCCGCCTGGCTCCATTGTCCCGGATCGGATGGCAGATGCTCGCCGCCAGCGACCCATGGTTGGATGCTGCCGGTCTTGCCGTGGACGTCGCGGACGTACACCGGCGGGGTGCGGATGCCGGCGAGGTGGTGCAGCCGCGCTGCGGCGGATTCAGCGTGGGCGCGGGCGCCCCCGGTCTTGTCGGGCTTGTGCAGCCAGCTGCGGCCGTCCTGGTCGGTGTGCAGCGTCTTGGTGTGCATGCCGCCGACGTTCGCGGGCGCGCCCTTGGATAGGTTCAGCGCGGCGATCTCGGCGACGGGCTGCGGGCTGGGTACGTCGGCGGCGAGGGCCTGGTGGCCCTTGAGCGCGGCGACGGCGGCGGCGTGCTTGGAGCGCCAGCCTCCGCCGACCGCTCCGCTGGGCTTGGCCGGGGCCGGACCGCCGGATGTGGATGTGGCGGCCGGCGCCGCCGGCACGATCGAGGGTGCAGGCTTCTTGGCGGCCTTCGCGTCGACCTGCTGCTGGATTGTGTCCGCCTTGAGCGCGGGGTCCCAGCTGGCGGCGATGTAGTTCTGCACCTGGGCGCGGGACGCCTTCTTAGCGTTGGTGAGGCCGAGGTCACCGGCGGCGTCGCGCAGCGTCGCGAGCGACTGGGTCTTGGCCCATGCCCGCCATCCGGTCGTCCGGGCCTTGGCGTCGTGTTCCATGGCCCACGCGCCGGTGGCCTTGAGGGCGGCAAGGGCTGGCCGGTCGGCGGCCTCGCCGGCCCACCCGGCTACGGCGGTACGAGCGTCGTGCACCTGGCCCCAGGCGCTGGCCCACCCGACGACAGCGGCCGGCCCAGCGGGTGTGGCACCCCCGGCCGACTCGGCCGCGGCGAGCGCCTCATGAAGCCCGGCGACCTGCGCGGCACGGTCGGTAGCGACGCCGTGCAGGTGCGCGCGGACCGACTCTGGCGTCGCGGCACGCAAGAGCGCCAGCTGCGCGTCACGATCCAGCCAGCGGGTCTGCGGCTCGTCGAGCGAGCCGTTGGGGGGGGGNNNNNNNNNNTCGGCCGCGGCCGCGGTGACGGCCGCGGTGACCATCGCGCGGCGCAGCCCCGACGGCAGAGCGGCGAGCTGCTTGTCGACCAACCCGCTGGCCGCGTTCTTGGCGGTGTCCAGATCGGTGGGGGCCATGTCGGGACAGGCAGCGGTGTGCAGCCGCCGCTCGGCGGCGATGAGCTCACCCAGTCCCCCATCGCCGTCACCGTAAGGATCGAGCTCGGCGAGGCGCTGGTTGACCTCGGCGAGCGCGATGGCGACCTGAGCGGGTGTTGCCTGCCACGTGCCGACGGTGGCGCCCGGGGCGGAGGTGGCTTCGGCGGCTTGCACGTCAGCGAGCGTGTGCCCGTGCACGCTGTCGATCTCGCCTGCGGCCAGCTGACCGTAGCGTTGGGTGGCCTTGGCTTGGATCTTGGCCTTGGAGGGCGAGTCGGAGGGGTAGGCGGGGTTGAGCCAGTGCACCAGCGCACTGCCGCTGACCAGCTGGGGATGCGCGAAGCCCTGCGCCGCCGCGAGCTCCTGCAGCTGGGCCTCGGGGAGGCTGGCCAGCACGTCAGCGGCGCCGACGGCGATGGCAGCATTCCAGTCCTGCTGGTCGTCACCGACGAGACCAGACTGGTCGAGCTCTGCGGTGGCTGTGGTGACCAGCCAGCCGAGATCCTCGTAGAAGTGCGCGGGATCGCTGTGCTCGGCGAGTCCCGCGATCAGCGCGGCGGTGTGGGCGAGCTTGCCCTCGGGCGAAGCAGTGTCAGGGGTCTCCTCGACAAGCTCATCGGCGGGGTCATCGACGAGCTCGCCGTCGTCGGCGGGGGCAACGGTGAAAGCCTCGTGGGTCTTCGCGCTGTCGCTGCCCACCGCCTACGCCTCCGCCTCGATGTTCAGCAAACCGTCGAGGGCGGTCTCCACGGCGTCGCGCAGCGCCATGCCGTCAGCGGGTGCGTCGAGGGGCGCGAGGTCGACCGTGCGTCCGTTGGCGTTCTCGGTCCAGAACTCGACACGGTCGTCCAGTGCCACCGCCGAGGTCGCGTTGAGCCGATCCCGCCAGATGTCCGCGGCGGGTTCCAGCGGCACCCATGAGGCGTGGTGGTGGCTGCCGTGGACGCCCAGAACGCCGACGGGGCGGGTGGCCGCGCCCGTCGTGGGGTCGTTGGCCAGCAGCACCCACAGCTGTGGCGCGGTGGTCACGGCGCCTCCCGGGTGGTGGCCGGGGCGAACTGTGCACGCTCGGCGTGGAAGACCAGGGGCACCATGCCCAGCGCACCGTTGCGGTGCTTGGCCACCGCCAGCTCGGCAGCGCCGGTCACAGGGGGCTGGGCCTGGTAGGCCGCTTCGCGGTACAGCAGCCAGACCAGGTCGGCGTCCTGCTCGAGCCCGCCGGAGCCGCGCAGGTCCGCCAGCTGCGGTCGGCGGTCGGTGCGTTCCTCGGGGCGGCGGGACAGCTGAGACAGCGCGAGCACCGGCAGCTCCAGCTCCTTGGCGAGCAGCTTGAGGCTGCGGGAGGTCTCGGCGAGCTCGCTGGCGTGGTTGTCCATCCGCCGGGGTGGGGCGAGCAGCTGCAGGTAGTCCACGACGACGAGCGCGAGGCCGTGCCGGCGTTGCAGCCGGCGGGCGCGGGCGCGCACGTCCGAGGCCGACAGCCCGGGCGAGTCGTCCAGGTGCAGCGGCGCGTCGGCGAGGCGGCCGACCGCCCCCGAGATCGCCGCCCAATCCGGGTCGCCCAGCTGGCCGGTGCGCAGACGCGACAGCGGCAGGCGGCACTCCGCGGACAGGATGCGCTGGACAATCTCGCCAGCGGACATCTCCAGGGAGAACAGCGCGACGGGCTGGCGCAGCCGAACAGCGGCGTGGGTGGCGATGTTGACCGCCAGGGCGCTCTTGCCGAGCCCGGGCCGGGCGGCCAGCAGCACCAGCGAGGCGGGCTGCAGGCCGGCGGTGAGCCGGTCAAGGTCCGGGTAGCCGGTGGCCAAGCCGGTCACGGGCCCTTGGCCCTCAAGGGCCTCAAGGCGCGCCAGCTGGTCGGTGACGAGGCCGCGGAGGGCGGACAGCTCACCGGGGGTGCGGCGGGCGGCGTGCTCGTGCAGCAGCGTCTCGGCCTGGTCGGCGATCTCCACGGCTGTGTCGCCGTTGTCGGGGTACATGGCCAGCCGGGCGATCTGGCTGGCAGCGTCGAGGATGCGGCGGCGCAGCGCGCAGTCGGCGACGATCCTGGCGTAGTAGGGGGCGGTGGCGGTCGTGGGGGTCGCCGACATGAGGTCGGCGAGCGCCACGGCACCGCCGACGTCGGCGAGCTGGCCGCGGCGCTCGAGCTCGTCGCCGACGGTGATCGGGTCGGCGGGCTCGCCGGCGTCGTGCAGGCCGGTGATGGTCTCGAACACGGTGCGGTTGGTTCCGCGGTAGAAGTCGGCGGGGCGCAGGATCTCGCTGACTTCGTCGATGGCGCTGGCCGACAGCAGCATCGCGCCGAGCACGCTGCCCTCCGCGTCGAGGTTGTGGGGTGGCGCCTGGCCGCTGGGGGCGCTCGGGCCCGGCCGTGGGCCGCTGCGGGGGCCGACGTGGCGGGCGGATGCGGGAGCAGCGCTCATGCCGTTGGCTCCTCCACCACCATCTGCTTGCCGTCCAGGCGCCACGTCGGCGGCGGCTCGGCGAGCAGGTCGGCGTAGTAGCGGACGCTGGCGGCGAACGCGTCGTGGTCGTGCGCGTGGGCGTCCACGCGTCCCTGTGGGGTCATGACGGCGCCGTGGCGGGCGTACTGCTGGGGGTTCTGGGACACCAGGACGAGGCGATCGCCGAACAGCGCGTGCAGCTCGCGGATGCGGCTGCGTCGGGAGGTGCCGCAGGCGATCAGCCGTGTGCCGGCGGGCAGCAGCAGCGACAGGTAGGCCAGGCCGGGCAGCGCCATGTCGTTCCACGAGGCGTCGCGGCGGAACGTCTGCAGGTTGATCGCCACGGCTGCCGGCGCGGTATCGGCCAGCCAGGCGCCGTAGCGGTCGAGGTCCTCCTGGCGGAACCAGTACAGGTTGGGCACCGCCGGTACGCCGGCGTCGCACAGCTCTTGGGCGAGCAAGAGGTTGCGGCGGAAGTTCAGGAGGTGCTCGGCGCGCGGCTGGTTGCCGTACATCGAGTAGTTGCACGCCAGCACGAGGTCCCACTGCTGCTCGGCGAGGCGTGGGATCAGCTGGCGGCGGCGAGTCCAGAACGCCTCGACGAGGGGATCCTCGCCGTAGCCGACGAGCACGGCCAACTGGTCGTGGTGCAGGCCCAGAGCCTCGCGTGCGGTCGTGTCCGTGAAGCGGGGCACGACGCGGTGGCTGGTTGGGCTGAACACCCGCCGTAGCCCGACCGCGTACGCGGGCCACCGAAGGTCAGCGTCGAAGCGGGCGAGGTCGTGACCGTCCACCTGCGGGATGAACGGCGGTAGCGCGGCGGGCAGCCGGGCCTCGAGCACGATGTCGTCGAAAGCGACCGTGCCGCCCACGTCGCGCATCCATGCCGCGATGTCGGTCCGGCTGCCGCAGCGGATCGGACACTGCCCGCAGCCCGCCTCACCCGCGGCCGCCGCATCGCTCCGGGCGCACCCGCAGTAGGAGCAGCTGGAGTTGCACCCCGAGCACACCGGCTCGGCCGCTTCGGGGTTGCCGACGAAGAACGAGCACCGCGAGCAGTCACAACCTCGCGCCGGAACAGGCACGGAAGCGGCCCGGGGCAGACTGGCCTCTTGGCTGGAACCACACACAACCATAAACTAGCATGTGTTACCATGAATAGTCTAGGACGCCTGGCCGGGCTCGAAGCCAAGTTCGACCTCGACGCCGAAGACGACGCCCCGAGATGCAGGCGGGGTGGCCTGACACGCGGCGGCCGACCGGGTTGTCTCGGCCCCACCGTAGGGTTGACAGAGGCTCAAGGCGCAGCCGGTCCGGTCCGGTTACGGTTTGAGCACGCCACCAAGGGAGACGTGGACAGCGATGGGCGACCGCAGCACGATCGAGTGGACCGAGGCGACATGGAACCCCGTCACCGGCTGCACGAAGGTGTCGGCAGGCTGTGACAACTGCTACGCCGAGACGTTCGCGGAACGGTGGCGCGGTATCCCCGGCCACCCGTACGAGCAGGGCTTCGACCTGAGGTTCTGGCCCGAACGGCTCGACCAGCCCCTTCGGTGGAAGCGTCCGCGGGTCATCTTCGTCAACTCAATGAGCGACCTTTTCCACCAGCGCGTCCCCGCGTCCTACGTCGACCGGGTCCTCGACACGATCAGGGCGACGCCGCACCACACGTACCAGGTACTCACGAAGCGTCCCGGAAAAATGGCGTCGGTCATGCGGCAGCTCCAGCCCGAACCACTCGACAACCTGTGGCTGGGCACGTCCGTCGAGGACGACGACCACGTCAGCCGGGTCGACCACGTCCGCGCAACCCCGGCAGCGGTCAGGTTCCTGTCCCTCGAGCCGCTCCTCGGCCCGGTGCCATCACTCGCCCTGACCGGGATCGACTGGGTCATCGTGGGCGGCGAGTCAGGGCCCGGTCACCGACCGATCGACGCCGGGTGGGTCCGCGACATCCGCGACCGCTGCAACGACGCCGGTGTCGCGTTCTTCTTCAAGCAGTGGGGCGGGGTACGTCCGAAGTCAGGCGGGCGCGCCCTCGACGGACGCACGTGGGACGAGATGCCGAACGCAGCCGTTGCGGAACCCGCCGCCGTCTAGGTTGCTGCTTCCCGGAACGTCACGTACGAGTTATCGGGAAACGAGCCCTTTCGGCGCTCCTTCCCGGGGACGCTCACGTCGGAGACGTGCTCCGCTTCCATCAGCTTCAGTGCTCTAGTCTTCAAGTGGCCCTCCAGGAACGGGGTGTCGCAGACCACGAACTCCTTCAGCCGTTGCACCGACACGGTCTGACCGGCGAACCGCTCAAGGATGGCTTCCTGCAACGGACGGGTGTCGACGTTGTCGCGGGAGAACAGGACCTGCTGTCCGCCGAGCCGCGCGCGGAACTCGTAGCCGCCGCCGGGATCGACTTTCCACATGGCCTCCTTCATCTTGCTGAGGCCGGTGGGATGGCGGGTGGCGTACACGAGGTCGTAGCAGGGCTGGCCGCTCATCGACCACATCCGGAACGCCTGAACGTACTTGAACTCGGCAACCCGCCTGAGCTGTTCGGCGTACAGGTCGATGAGGAACGCACGACGTTCGTAGGTGTCCATCTGCTTCGCTTCGTGCCACTCGGGCGTGCCGAGGAGCTCGTCGAGCGGCGTTTCGAACGCGTCATGATCAGTCCATCGGCTGGCGCTCTGAATGGCGAAGTTGGCGATCAACTCGCACCCGTCGAACGACAGAAGCTCGGCCACCTGATCCATGCGGATGCCCTTCACACCGTACGGATCGATCAGGGCCAGAGTTGGAGCGCCGACGGCGCGCTGGCGTCGGAGCATTTCGATCATCTCCTGTGCGACCGCGGCGAACGGTGAGTTGATCACCTCCCACTCGACCCGCGCACCGGCGGGCAGCCGGCCGTCTAGGTACGCCGCGACACGGGTGCGGAGCCGGTCAGCATGCTTCTTCTTCGTTTCGCAGAAGACGAACCTGAACTCGCACCCTGCGAGGATGTCGGCGGTGTCCCGACGGTTCAGCAGCGCGTCGAGCGCCACGAGCGGCGATCCCATCTCGCCTGTCGTATACCGCCCGGACCCTGCGAGTCCGTCGAAGTAGAGCAGGCGTTGACGGCGGCGCCCCAGGATCGGATACCAAGCATCCAGGTAGCCGCGGAGGATCCTGTGCTTGGCTTCGGTCTGGGGAGCCATCTTGAGGTCGTCGTCGTACGCGTCGCCGTCGTCGCTCAAAATGTCGTCCCCCCTCAAACAGACCTCTGACAAGGTAACAAGGCCACCGGATTCCTCCGAGGATATGCTGGTGCACCGCTGCGCATCGACTCGTGGTGCCGTCCGCGAGCTCGTGCCCTGCGATAAGGCTCGCCGGAACTCGAAGCTCAGCTCGCGGACGACGACTGACCCGCTGCGTCGACCGCCTGCGCCTGGGTGCGCCAGATGGGCGGAGCCGTCGCACCCAGTTGTTACGGTGAACCCCATGAAACCGGTAGGCGCGAAGATCGAGGGCTACAGGCGGTTC encodes the following:
- a CDS encoding three-Cys-motif partner protein TcmP, which translates into the protein MSDDGDAYDDDLKMAPQTEAKHRILRGYLDAWYPILGRRRQRLLYFDGLAGSGRYTTGEMGSPLVALDALLNRRDTADILAGCEFRFVFCETKKKHADRLRTRVAAYLDGRLPAGARVEWEVINSPFAAVAQEMIEMLRRQRAVGAPTLALIDPYGVKGIRMDQVAELLSFDGCELIANFAIQSASRWTDHDAFETPLDELLGTPEWHEAKQMDTYERRAFLIDLYAEQLRRVAEFKYVQAFRMWSMSGQPCYDLVYATRHPTGLSKMKEAMWKVDPGGGYEFRARLGGQQVLFSRDNVDTRPLQEAILERFAGQTVSVQRLKEFVVCDTPFLEGHLKTRALKLMEAEHVSDVSVPGKERRKGSFPDNSYVTFREAAT
- a CDS encoding DUF4417 domain-containing protein — encoded protein: MGGTVAFDDIVLEARLPAALPPFIPQVDGHDLARFDADLRWPAYAVGLRRVFSPTSHRVVPRFTDTTAREALGLHHDQLAVLVGYGEDPLVEAFWTRRRQLIPRLAEQQWDLVLACNYSMYGNQPRAEHLLNFRRNLLLAQELCDAGVPAVPNLYWFRQEDLDRYGAWLADTAPAAVAINLQTFRRDASWNDMALPGLAYLSLLLPAGTRLIACGTSRRSRIRELHALFGDRLVLVSQNPQQYARHGAVMTPQGRVDAHAHDHDAFAASVRYYADLLAEPPPTWRLDGKQMVVEEPTA
- the dnaB gene encoding replicative DNA helicase codes for the protein MSAAPASARHVGPRSGPRPGPSAPSGQAPPHNLDAEGSVLGAMLLSASAIDEVSEILRPADFYRGTNRTVFETITGLHDAGEPADPITVGDELERRGQLADVGGAVALADLMSATPTTATAPYYARIVADCALRRRILDAASQIARLAMYPDNGDTAVEIADQAETLLHEHAARRTPGELSALRGLVTDQLARLEALEGQGPVTGLATGYPDLDRLTAGLQPASLVLLAARPGLGKSALAVNIATHAAVRLRQPVALFSLEMSAGEIVQRILSAECRLPLSRLRTGQLGDPDWAAISGAVGRLADAPLHLDDSPGLSASDVRARARRLQRRHGLALVVVDYLQLLAPPRRMDNHASELAETSRSLKLLAKELELPVLALSQLSRRPEERTDRRPQLADLRGSGGLEQDADLVWLLYREAAYQAQPPVTGAAELAVAKHRNGALGMVPLVFHAERAQFAPATTREAP
- a CDS encoding IS3 family transposase (programmed frameshift); this translates as MTDARTGAHEGPMPAEPDAEVPAKAKRRRFTAKYKLAILEEYDRASEPGARGALLRREGLYSSNIIDWRRARDSGALEALDRKRGRKPQAAASRGSKAELAALRRRAERAEAELGRARLVIEVQGKSLGALGDDLRERGRADRVDVVVDEAVAELAPTVGTAAACRVLGRSRAKHYRRHRVSPEPVVPGPPTPPRPQPRALSPAERQRVRDVLHEPRFVDKAPAQVYAELLDEGTYLASQSTMYRILAADEEVRERRRQATHPAHVKPELVATGPNECWSWDITKLLGPAKWTSYYLYVIIDIYSRYVPGWLLAPNESSELAKQLIDDTIAKQGISRDRLTLHADRGPSMASKPVAHLLADLGVTKSHSRPHTSNDNPFSEAQFKTLKYRPDFPDRFGSIADARAFCRPFFVYYNTVHRHSGIGLMTPSDVHYGRTGQVRAARGVVLDGAYAANPERFVRKPPQPPALPDTVWINRPDDSDLQTA
- a CDS encoding phage Gp37/Gp68 family protein, which translates into the protein MGDRSTIEWTEATWNPVTGCTKVSAGCDNCYAETFAERWRGIPGHPYEQGFDLRFWPERLDQPLRWKRPRVIFVNSMSDLFHQRVPASYVDRVLDTIRATPHHTYQVLTKRPGKMASVMRQLQPEPLDNLWLGTSVEDDDHVSRVDHVRATPAAVRFLSLEPLLGPVPSLALTGIDWVIVGGESGPGHRPIDAGWVRDIRDRCNDAGVAFFFKQWGGVRPKSGGRALDGRTWDEMPNAAVAEPAAV